One sulfur-oxidizing endosymbiont of Gigantopelta aegis genomic region harbors:
- the gloA gene encoding lactoylglutathione lyase, with protein MRLLHTMIRVGNLQRSIDFYSNILGMTLLRQKEYPEGRFSLAFLGYGDEKSNTAIELTHNWDTESYDMGNGFGHLAIEVDDVYRATEEIRAQGGEIIRDAGPMNAGTTIIAFVKDPDGYEIELLGPKK; from the coding sequence ATGCGATTACTCCATACGATGATTCGAGTGGGCAATTTACAGCGTTCCATTGATTTTTATAGCAATATTTTAGGCATGACGCTTTTGCGCCAGAAAGAGTATCCCGAGGGACGCTTTTCCCTGGCATTTTTGGGTTATGGTGATGAAAAATCAAATACTGCCATTGAACTCACCCATAATTGGGATACTGAGTCCTACGATATGGGCAATGGCTTTGGTCATTTGGCCATTGAAGTCGATGATGTCTATAGGGCGACAGAAGAAATTCGAGCGCAGGGTGGGGAAATCATCCGTGATGCCGGGCCGATGAATGCAGGTACGACCATTATTGCCTTTGTGAAAGATCCAGATGGCTATGAAATTGAATTATTAGGGCCGAAAAAATAG
- a CDS encoding TIGR01212 family radical SAM protein (This family includes YhcC from E. coli K-12, an uncharacterized radical SAM protein.), which yields MNKVIIPRSIGILYSLGNHLTNKHDGKGSSELDFSHWGGHRYFPISQFYKQRFGEKVYKVSVSIAETCPNRQPNTRMPLCIFCDEWGSAAYHLERDKPLQEQIIINREKIAKRYRAKKFLVYFQSYTNTFDRVSELEQRFEVALSEENIAGIVLGTRPDCLPARILPLLQKTHESHYVMVELGLQSFFDHHLTFLQRGHDVQRGYDAIAKLHEHTGVDIGIHLIFGLPDETDEEIIQTAQILNNLPISNVKLHNLHVLSKTPLAEQYERGEFQPIELDEYINKVTLFLQHLSPDIAVQRLAAVASRWDEFIAPQWTKEKMRPTQAIEDQLKIQSIYQGKLS from the coding sequence GTGAATAAAGTAATTATTCCCCGCTCAATTGGAATTTTATACAGTCTGGGGAATCATTTGACTAACAAGCATGACGGCAAAGGCAGTTCTGAACTCGACTTTAGTCATTGGGGTGGCCATCGTTATTTCCCTATCAGCCAGTTTTATAAACAACGCTTCGGAGAGAAAGTGTATAAGGTCTCGGTGAGCATTGCGGAAACCTGTCCGAATCGCCAGCCCAATACTCGGATGCCCTTATGTATTTTTTGTGATGAATGGGGTTCTGCAGCCTATCATCTGGAACGTGACAAGCCTCTGCAAGAGCAAATTATTATTAACCGCGAGAAAATTGCCAAACGCTATCGAGCCAAAAAGTTTTTGGTCTATTTTCAGTCCTATACCAATACGTTTGATCGAGTTTCTGAATTAGAGCAACGCTTTGAAGTTGCTCTAAGCGAAGAGAATATTGCGGGGATCGTGCTAGGCACTCGTCCTGATTGTCTGCCTGCCCGTATATTACCGCTATTACAAAAAACCCATGAAAGTCACTACGTCATGGTGGAACTAGGCCTGCAAAGCTTTTTTGACCATCATCTCACTTTTTTGCAACGTGGCCATGATGTTCAGCGGGGCTATGATGCCATTGCTAAATTACATGAGCATACCGGTGTCGATATTGGCATTCACCTGATTTTTGGTCTACCCGATGAAACGGATGAGGAAATCATTCAAACGGCACAAATTCTCAATAACTTGCCCATCTCTAATGTCAAATTGCACAATTTACACGTATTGAGCAAAACACCTCTAGCGGAGCAATATGAGCGCGGTGAGTTTCAGCCCATAGAATTAGATGAATATATCAATAAGGTGACACTTTTTTTACAACATCTATCACCGGATATCGCCGTGCAACGCTTAGCAGCTGTCGCCAGTCGCTGGGATGAGTTCATTGCCCCGCAATGGACCAAAGAGAAAATGCGCCCCACGCAAGCCATTGAAGATCAGTTGAAAATTCAGTCTATTTATCAAGGCAAGCTCAGTTAA
- a CDS encoding substrate-binding periplasmic protein gives MWFMSHRHFFYTLFLSALLCSLLFSPLYAENHSEKVFSITSGRGTPFVTDQHDGFFDRITQQMFQRIGLKASVSLLPSQRSLLNANNGIDDGNMARIKGIEKKYTNLVMVPETVINFDFVAYSKDQQIKISTWKDLAPYNIAFIRGWKLFEKNAIDYKSLVRASDSSQLFNLLKNNRIDVALYDAWWFENKAKNIYSVKPPLARFELYFYLNKKHQALVPKLTKALQAMKNDGSYQKIYEQTLKTPINESVDLNSGK, from the coding sequence ATGTGGTTTATGTCACACCGTCATTTTTTTTACACTCTCTTTCTTAGCGCACTGCTTTGCTCACTATTGTTCTCTCCTCTTTATGCCGAGAATCATAGCGAAAAAGTATTTTCTATCACTTCTGGTCGTGGTACTCCCTTTGTTACTGATCAGCATGATGGTTTTTTTGATCGCATTACCCAACAAATGTTTCAACGCATCGGTCTCAAAGCCAGCGTCAGTCTACTTCCTTCACAGCGCTCCTTACTCAACGCCAACAATGGCATTGATGATGGCAATATGGCAAGAATTAAGGGTATTGAAAAAAAATATACCAATTTAGTCATGGTGCCAGAAACTGTCATCAATTTTGACTTTGTTGCCTATAGTAAAGACCAGCAAATAAAGATCAGCACATGGAAAGACCTAGCGCCCTACAATATTGCCTTTATTAGGGGTTGGAAACTATTTGAAAAAAATGCTATCGATTATAAATCATTAGTCCGTGCCAGTGACTCATCCCAACTATTTAACTTGCTGAAAAATAACCGTATTGATGTCGCGCTCTATGATGCCTGGTGGTTTGAAAATAAAGCAAAAAACATCTATAGTGTTAAACCACCACTTGCCCGCTTTGAGCTCTACTTTTATTTAAACAAAAAACATCAAGCTCTAGTACCTAAACTGACTAAAGCACTGCAAGCAATGAAAAACGATGGCAGCTATCAAAAGATTTACGAACAAACCCTAAAGACACCTATTAATGAGTCTGTTGACCTGAATTCTGGAAAATAA